The Burkholderia cepacia genomic interval CATCGACGCGAGGATCGCCTGCAGCAGCGTCGAATCGACGAGATGCCGGTCGAGGATCAGGTTCAGCAGCACGAAGCCGAATTCGCCGGCCTGCGCGAGCCCGATGCCGGTGCGCATCGCGACACCCGGTGTCGCGCCGAACAGCCGTGCGAGCCCGGCGATCATCGTCCCCTTGAACAGGATCTGCCCGACGAAGAAACCGAGCACGAGGAACGGGTGCTCCCAGATCACGCGCGGATCGAGCAGCATCCCGGTCGTCACGAAGAACAGGCCGAGCAGCACGTCGCGAAACGGCTTGATGTCCTCTTCCACCTGATGGCGGAACGGCGTCTCGGAAATGAGCATCCCCGCGATGAACGCGCCGAGCGCAAGCGACAGGCCGAAGCGGTCGGTGATGAACGCGGCGCCGAGCGTGACGAGCAGCAGGTTCAGCACGAACAGCTCCTGCGAGCGGCGCCGTGCGACGACGTTGAGCCAGCGCGTCATGAAGCGCTGGCCGATGACCAGCAGCAGCGTGAGCGCGATCACGATCTTGACGGCCGCGAAGCCGAGCGTGAGCGCGAGATCCTTCGACGATTCGGCGCCGAACGCGGCGATCACGATCAGCAGCGGCACCACCGCGAGATCCTGGAACAGCAGCACGCCGAAGATGTTGCGGCCGTGTTCGGTCTCGATCTCGAGCCGCTCGGCGAGCATCTTCGACACGATCGCCGTCGACGACATCGCGAGCGCACCGCCGAGCGCGATGCTGCCTTGCCACGTGATGTGTACCCAGTGCTCGAACAGCATGCCGAGCACGAGCGCGAGCACGAGTGTCGCGACGACCTGCAGCAGCCCGAGCCCGAACACGAGCCGCTGCATCGCCCTCAGCTTCGCCAGCGAGAATTCGAGGCCGATCGAAAACATCAGGAACACCACGCCGAATTCCGCAAGATGCTCCGCGCGCTCGAGGTCGGCCGCGATGCCGAAGGCGTGCGGGCCGACCAGGATGCCGACGGTCAGGTAACCGAGCATCGGCGGCAGGTTCAGCGAGCGGAATACGACGACGCCCACCACCGATGCCAGCAGCAGCAGGAGCGTCATTTCGAGCGGGGAAATCACGGGCAAAGCGTCCTCGTTCGTCGGGGCCACGGGTAAGCGGGCGCGGCAGGGTGGCGGTGGACAGGCGACATCGGACGAGTCCGAAAGCCCGGCGCGGCGAACAAACGCCTTTGCTATACTCCGCGCATGATAGCGAAAATCAATGATGATCGGGCGCTCGCGCTCGCCCGCGACGTGCTCGACATCGAGGCGGACGCCGTGCGCGCGCTGCGCGACCAGCTCGACGGCGGCTTCGTCCAGGCCGTCGCGCTGCTGCTCGGCTGCCGCGGCCGCGTGGTGGTGTCCGGTATCGGCAAATCGGGGCATATCGCCCGCAAGATCGCGGCCACGCTGGCCAGCACCGGCACACCGGCCTTCTTCGTCCACCCTGCGGAGGCCAGCCACGGCGACCTCGGGATGGTCACCTCCGACGACGTCTTCATCGGCATCTCCTATTCCGGCGAATCGGAAGAACTCGTCGCGATCCTGCCGCTCGTGAAGCGGATCGGCGCGAAGCTGATCGCGATCACGGGCCGCGCGGAGTCGAGCCTCGGCACGCTCGCCGACGTGAACCTGAACGCCGCGGTCTCGAAAGAGGCCTGCCCGCTGAACCTCGCGCCCACCGCGAGCACGACCGCCGCGCTCGCGCTCGGCGACGCGCTCGCCGTTGCGGTGCTCGACGCGCGCGGCTTCGGTTCGGAAGATTTCGCGCGCTCGCACCCGGGCGGCGCGCTCGGCCGGCGCCTGCTCACCTACGTGCGCGACGTGATGCGCTCGGGCGACGACGTCCCGTCCGTCGGGCTCGACGCGACGCTGTCGGACGCGCTGTTCCAGATCACCGCGAAGCGCCTCGGCATGACCGCCGTGGTCGACGCCGACGGCAAGGTCGCCGGCATCTTCACCGACGGCGACCTGCGCCGCGTGCTCGCGCGCGACGGCGACTTCCGCACGTTGTCGATCACCGACGTGATGACGCGCGACCCGCGCACGATCGCACCGGATCACCTGGCGGTCGAGGCCGTGGAACTGATGGAGCGCCACCGGATCAACCAGATGCTGGTGGTCGATGCCGACGGCGCGCTGATCGGCGCGCTGAACATGCACGACCTGTTTTCGAAGAAGGTGATCTGATGAGCGCAGCGCTGACTGCGGCCGAACGCGCGAGCCGCGTGAAGCTGATGATTTTCGACGTCGACGGCGTGCTGACCGACGGCGGCCTGCTGTTTACGGCGGCCGGCGACACGATGAAGTCGTTCAATTCCCTGGACGGCCACGGCGTGAAGCTGCTCGGCGAAGCCGGCATCGCAACCGCGATCATCACCGGCCGCCGCTCGGAAATCGTCGCGGCACGCGCAAAGGAAATGAAGATCGCGCACCTGTTCCAGGGCGTCGAGAACAAGCTCGCCGTGTTCGCCGACCTCATTGCATCGCTCGGCCTCACCGCCGACCAGTGCGGCTACATGGGCGACGACTGGCCCGACCTGCCCGTGATGCTGCGCTGCGGCTTCGCGACTGCCCCCGCGAATGCGCACCCCGAGGTGATCGCCCGCGCGCACTGGGTGGCCGAGGCCCGCGGCGGCCACGGCGCGGTGCGCGAAGCCTGCGACGCGATCCTGCGCGCGCAGCGCCGCTACGACGCGCTGCTCGCGGCCGCCTGCGGAGCCTGACGGATGAACACGCATTTCCGCTGGACCCAGCTGCTGCCGCTCGTCGCGGTCGCCGCGCTCGCGGGCATCACCTGGTGGCTGCTGCAGGCCACGCTGCCGCCGCCCGGCGAGGGCGCCGCGCAGCCGAAGCGCCATACGCCCGACTATTTCGCGGACAACTTCTCGGTCACCGAGCTCGACCAGTCCGGCTCGACCCAGTACCGGCTGACGGCCGCGAAGCTGATCCATTACGAAGACACCGAAAACAGCGACCTGACCGATCCGGCCATGCGCGCGTTCCAGCCCGGCAAGCCGGTCGTGACGACCACCGCGAAGCGCGGCATCGTCAATGGCGACGTGTCGATCGTCGACTTGTACGACGACGCGCGCATCCTGCGCGCGGCCGGCGGCGGCGATCCGCAG includes:
- a CDS encoding KdsC family phosphatase gives rise to the protein MSAALTAAERASRVKLMIFDVDGVLTDGGLLFTAAGDTMKSFNSLDGHGVKLLGEAGIATAIITGRRSEIVAARAKEMKIAHLFQGVENKLAVFADLIASLGLTADQCGYMGDDWPDLPVMLRCGFATAPANAHPEVIARAHWVAEARGGHGAVREACDAILRAQRRYDALLAAACGA
- a CDS encoding monovalent cation:proton antiporter family protein, with the translated sequence MISPLEMTLLLLLASVVGVVVFRSLNLPPMLGYLTVGILVGPHAFGIAADLERAEHLAEFGVVFLMFSIGLEFSLAKLRAMQRLVFGLGLLQVVATLVLALVLGMLFEHWVHITWQGSIALGGALAMSSTAIVSKMLAERLEIETEHGRNIFGVLLFQDLAVVPLLIVIAAFGAESSKDLALTLGFAAVKIVIALTLLLVIGQRFMTRWLNVVARRRSQELFVLNLLLVTLGAAFITDRFGLSLALGAFIAGMLISETPFRHQVEEDIKPFRDVLLGLFFVTTGMLLDPRVIWEHPFLVLGFFVGQILFKGTMIAGLARLFGATPGVAMRTGIGLAQAGEFGFVLLNLILDRHLVDSTLLQAILASMLLSMLAAPFLIQNADRIVMRLSSTEWMQQSLQMTRIATQSLKQRGHVIICGYGRAGQNLARMLEQEGISYVALDLDPDRVSAAAAAGESVVFGDAARRESLLAAGIHRAAAVAITYANTPSALRVLHHVHELEPTLPAIVRTVDDADLEKLLAAGATEVIPEIVEGSLMLASHTLVLVGVPMRKVVRRVEEMRDERYSLLRGYFRGADDADDDDHEQVRLQSVPVDARADAVGRSLEELGLYALGLEVTAIRRHGIRGVEPDPQTKLRASDIVVLRGLPEALALAEERLSRHRRDPPATAA
- the kdsD gene encoding arabinose 5-phosphate isomerase KdsD, whose protein sequence is MIAKINDDRALALARDVLDIEADAVRALRDQLDGGFVQAVALLLGCRGRVVVSGIGKSGHIARKIAATLASTGTPAFFVHPAEASHGDLGMVTSDDVFIGISYSGESEELVAILPLVKRIGAKLIAITGRAESSLGTLADVNLNAAVSKEACPLNLAPTASTTAALALGDALAVAVLDARGFGSEDFARSHPGGALGRRLLTYVRDVMRSGDDVPSVGLDATLSDALFQITAKRLGMTAVVDADGKVAGIFTDGDLRRVLARDGDFRTLSITDVMTRDPRTIAPDHLAVEAVELMERHRINQMLVVDADGALIGALNMHDLFSKKVI
- the lptC gene encoding LPS export ABC transporter periplasmic protein LptC — protein: MNTHFRWTQLLPLVAVAALAGITWWLLQATLPPPGEGAAQPKRHTPDYFADNFSVTELDQSGSTQYRLTAAKLIHYEDTENSDLTDPAMRAFQPGKPVVTTTAKRGIVNGDVSIVDLYDDARILRAAGGGDPQMQADSQHFRIFVNDDVIQTEKPVKLQRGLSLVNATDGMKYNNVTRVIELYGNVRGTIAAADTSGGSKGQSR